tTTCTCCGACACCCTCGTCTACCATCATCAAGGCATCTTAAAACTTTGACACGACCCCTCAAGAAAAGTATGCATTTAAGTGACAAATAACGTGAAAcaacaggacggtgtggagggagctttactaTGTGTctaacgccgggagtgtgtgatgggacggtgtggttggagattcactctgtgtttgaccccgggagtgtgtgatgggatgttgcggagggagattcactctgtgtctgaccccgggaatgtgtaacgggaagttgtggagggagattcacactgtgtctgaccccgggagaatgtgatgggacggttagaaGGGAGCCTCCTTCTGTGTCTTACtcagggagtgcgtgatgggacggtgaggagggagcttcactgtgtgtctgacctcgagagtgtgtgatggcatcttgtggagggagactcactctgtgtctgacatcgggagtgtgtgatgggccggtattgagggagattcactctgtctctgaccccgggagagtgtgatgtgccggtctggagggagattcacacagtgtctgaccccgcgagtgtgtgatgggacggtgtggagggtgcctcgctctgtgtcagaccccgggattgtctgatgggaaTGTGTAcaatgagattcactctgtgcctgaccccgggtgtgtgtgatgggacggttaggagggacattcactctgtgtctgaccccgggagtgtgtgatgggacggtgtggagggagattcactctgtgtctgaccccgggagtgtgtgatgggacggtgtggagggagattcactctgtgtctgaccccgggagtgtgtgatgggacggtgtggagggagattcacactgtgtctgaccccgggagtgtgtgatgggacggtgtggagggatattcactctgtggctgaccccgggagtgtgtgatgggaccgtgtataggaataatcactctgtctctgaccacgcgagtgtgtgatgggacggtgtggagggatattcactctgtgtctgaccccgggaatgtgtgatgggacggtcaggagggagattcactctgtgtctgaccccgggagtgtgtgatgggacggtgtggagggatattcactctgtgtctgacccagggagtgtgtgatgggacggtgtggagggatattcactctatgtctgaccccgggagtgtgtgatgggacggtgtggagggatattcactctgtgtctgacccagggagtgtgtgatgggacggtgagttcGCCAAGTTACAGGAAGTGTGTAGGGATCTTTGGAGAGATACAGAAGGGTTTCACTGGGAAGCTGAATGGATAGAGCGAAAAAATCTATCAGTACAGGTTGGGACATTCTGCtttcttttctctggagcggaGCAGTCTGATGTTACCACAGACAGTTCATCACTCAACAGATTCACGCCCTGCACTGTAACTATGAAACTCTCCTCCCCGTATGCATAACACCCACCTTCTCCAGAATCCCTTCCAGAACCCGTCAGACACATCTTCTCCTACAATACTCCCCCTCGccgtcacacactgtctccagtaCACCACTCCCGTTTCCATCATCCATCTCTGCCTTACAAGCTGCATCGTCTCCCTGAGCCACTCCCTCTCCTGCACACTTTGTCGTCTGCATCATCCCTAATGCCCTGTTCTTCCCCGTGGAACAGTCCGTCTGTTAATCGTTCTCCATCTACGTCGCTCCCCGCTCCCCACTCTGTGTCTCAGGAAATGGTGGGTTCTATGAGGTAGAGATGACGTCTGCCGTTACACCTCCCCCTTCCACTGGATATCTATCATTAGGATCTGAGCCCCTCCACAATTCTGTATGCACAAGGCGGTAATGTGATTCCACACCACTTGCATCAGTGCCTGCAATCTCAgcaccctttccctggcctcctctgtcctccccttccttcctcttttcgCAGCACACCATCTGGTCACACGCACACACCATCACCGAGAGACACACACGACTCTAGACTACCGGAAGGCCAAAATGCAgggtattggtgagtggggagaacggATGGGGGAGCGGGATGCCCACTTTTTATGACTCCAGTAGAATATGCTGCGATGTGCAGGGGTTATTcagatgtctgaccccgggattgtgatCGGATAATGTTTAGGGGGCTTCGCTGGTTgcctgaccctggaagtgtgtaacgggatggtgtggaggaagcttcactctgtgtctgaccgcgagggtatgtgatgggatggtatggagggagctGCAGTCTGTGTCAGATCCCGGGAATGTTCCCGGGACACTCGCTCTGCCTCTGACTCAGTTTCGTAGGTCAAAGAAATTCGGCGTTCAAACAGACTCCAATCTGAGTTGGAGAGCAAGACAATGGTAACTCACACGTTCTGCTGCAAAGTCAGCAAACTGGAAACCCTTTTTGtggcctcccctctcctccccttccttcctccgcCCTCAGCGCAGCCTTCCTTCTCTGTGATTCTTAAGTGGGTGAGTGAGCAGCACAATGTCCTGGTCCATATCGGTACCAATGAAATCAGGATGTATGGGAAGGTGGTTCAGCACAGTGACGTCAGGGATTTAGCtattaaattaaaggacaggaccaccaCCGGCCCAGGGAGGCGAGACATAGGAACCATACACGTGTCCCAAGAGCTGGTATAGTAAGGATGGCTTCAAAATCTGGCATCGTTGTGTTTTTTTCCACGGAAGATGGGatttgtacagaagagatggagGACCGTTTACACCCAGTCTGAAGGGGAGCTGATATTTCAGCGGGAAGGTTTGCCAGAACAGTGCATGATGCTTTTGGGGAGAGTTGTTAAACtcagggggatgggattcagagaTCCAGCGCAGATAGCAGAGTCGTTATGGGGCCTGATGTTGTAAAGACCTCAGAAACCGGCTCCAATCAAAAGGCTGAGCATGttgcgactagtgtcctgagccgCGTATATGTGAATGCGAGAAGCTTTAAAGAAAGGCGGTTGTGAACaatgaattatgatattgtagacatttcAGAATCGCTTGTAGGAGGAGCAAGCATGACTGCACGATATTTCGGGTTTCCCAATGTTTAGACTTGAAACAGTGGAAGGACtcactttgaatttttttcttcttcttcttggagTTAACagaggcaggactgcgcaggcgtgagACGACGGGCAGTGAAGCGGGTAGATTTAGAAAAGGACAAAGCCTTCGACAGTGGGCAGCGTCGTTTGCGGGCCGTGGAGTGAGTTGGGTGTAGAGTGAAGGCCTAAGggtttggctcaacgggcttgggCGGAAACGGGCGAGACAAGGTAGggttaggtttcagtttttcatgATATTTGAGGGAcgtgggaagtatgagtgtgagggcagcttgttgttctcggtgtcagatgtgggaggtcctggagtctcctagcatcccggacgtccacatctgcgccaggtgcgccgagatGCAGCTCATGTGgtaggagttgatagagaggagttacaggcagattCTCTCTCCGGTGCCACTGGAGGTAGACAGTTGGGTcatggttaggagggggaaggggaagactcAGGTATAAAGAGTCCACCAGAGGCTGTATGCAGTATAGTTTTTGTAGCAATATATGAAGgtacaactagagaaggggcaatgTTGGATTTCCTGTTACGGAATAGGATAGTTCAGGTGAGGGAGGTATGTGTTGGCGAGCACTTCGACACGAAAGGTCACAATATCATTAGTTTGAATATAATTCTAGAGAATGATAGGacgacccagggttgagatttctgATTGGAGAAAGTCTTTCAGGAGAtgggaaaggatttagaaggagtggatttggACAATTTGTTTATGGGGTAGTAGAGAAATGTTGGGCATTTAACGGTGAGATTTTGAGGGTATGTAATCTTtacgttcctgtttggttgaaaggAAAGGATAAACGTTTGAGAGAttcatggttttcaagagatattggaaacatggttcagaaacagagtgagatcTACAATAATTATAGgcaacatggagtaaatgaggtgctcaggGAATACAAAGAATGTAGACAGACTCTTAAGGAAGACATTCGAACAGCTAATAAGGAGATACGAGGCtgttttggcaagtaaggtgaaaataaatccaaagggattcaacagttatattaatagcaaaaggatagtgagggatcaAATTGGTCCCTTTGTGAATCatagtggacagctatgtgtagagccaaaagagatgggagagattttgtaCAACTtcttttcattgtttaaaaagagttctaagagtaaacctagcaattatctgCCTGTATGTTTGACGTCCCATGTGGGTAAATTATTGAAAGTATTCTCAGAGATCGTATATATAATTTTCTGGATAGACTGGGTCTGATtcggagcagtcaacatggatttgtgcgtggaaggtcatatttAACAAATattatagattttttaaaaagaggtaacttggaaagttgacgagggtaaagcagtggatgttgttcataTGGTCTTCAATGAGGACTTTGACAAGGATCCACACGAACGGTTAAtgtggaaggttcaatcgttagttattaatattgaagttgtaaaatggattcaactgtgGCTGGATTGGATATGCCAGAGAGTAggggtggataactgtttgtcagattggtgaacaatgactagtggtgtgcctcagggatctgtattgggtccaatgttgtttggcatatacattaatgatctggatgttggTTTGCTAAATTGGCTtagaaagtatgcagatgatattaagataggtggcgctgtggataatgaagtaggttttcaaagagacttaggccagttggaagaggaggctgaaagatggcagatagagtttaaagCTGATAGGTGTGAGGAGCAACATTTTGgtgggactaatcaaaataggacatacatggtaaatggtagggcattgaggaatgaagtagaccagagtgatctaggaataattgtgcatagttccctgaaggtggaatctcacgtgGACAGTGtgatgaagaaaacttttggcatgctggcctttataactcaGAGCATTGAGTTGGGatgaaatgttaaaattgtttaaagcattggtgaggcaaaatttagagcattgagtacaggtctGGTCACGGAAATATAGAAATGATGCCAACAACTAACAGAGAGTACAGCGGAGATTTACTATAATGTTATCTGGGtcttagcacctaagttacagagaaatgttgaacatgttaggtctttattctcaagagattgaggggggacgagagatacttaaaattatgagggtgatagatagagttgatgtggacaggctttttccattgagagtagggaagattcatacaagaggacatgaattgagagttactGGGCAAAAATTcatgggtaacacgagggggatcttctttactcagggagtggtagctgtgtggaacgagcttcaagtagaagcagtagaggcagtttcgattttgtcatttaaaaaatggataggaatatggacaggaaaggaatggggggttgtgggctgagtgcaggttggtgggacgagGTGAGCGTAAGGGTTTGGTACGGACTATAAGGGCCGAGATGGCATATTTccgtgctgtcattgttatatggttatatatagagATGGTTCTCTGACATAAGGAATTAATAGAGGGATGTTGATTTTGCTTTACCGAGAAATTGTCACCGCAGTGTACATTCAGAACAGACAAGTCAACTCGTCTAAGTGAGGCTTTGTGGGTGGAAATGTGGAATAAATATGTCCGGCCATATTCATGTTATAGACCGGATAACAGTCCGCTGGATTCGGATAAACAAACCTGTAGAGAGATGACAGACGGTCGCAGGAAACATATGATCGTGATTATCAGTACGTTGAAGTCCCAACGAAAGAGAGAgagcaatacttgatctcctactACGGAATGAGACAAGTCAGGTCTCAGAGGCTCGTGCAGGGACACTCTTTGTATCTCGTGATTTGTAATCCCATTAGTTTCAGGGTAGATATGAAAAGGATAGGACCGGTTCCCGGGTTTCAGTTCTAAACTGGCGACAGGCTAATATTGCTGGGAATAGAAAGGATCTGCTGCATGTGGGTTTGGACAAGCTGTGTTCTGGCAATGGTGTATTTGGTAATTTGGAGCCCAGGCCCTGTTTAAACTCAGTGTAGAAGGGAGCGGAGTATAATGAGAATAGTGGGAAGTGTTGAAGGAGAGAGGGATTTGGTGTACAATCGGTGTCGGGGGTGCACACACTGTGAACAGGACAGGGCGCAACCGCCTCAACGGCGCCTTACGGTGACACTAACGCACTTCTCGCTGTGCTCGACGCTTTCTTCATCGTGATAATGATACACGGACACGTCCTGCGACGTAATAAttacacactcctccccacctccaTTATCAACTTCCCCTCAAAAACACCTCGGATCTCCGTGACACAGGTCCTCCTCTGTGCACCTCCATGTCTCCAACACGCCCTAAATCCACTGCGCTCTTCCGCATCTCCGTGACCAACTCCATCCCCTAGATACCTCCACATTTACAGCTCACACCTGTCCCTTCCCATTGGTTCCTACTCTCGGTTCTGAGTCGGCTCTGTGGCTCAATTGATTCCAGGGAGTGGAGCTTCACAAATCAACTGAATCTAAAAGCGTGAAATGAGAAGGTGTGGATTGAGCTTCTCTTTATGGCTGAACCCTGACAATGCGTGACGCgactgtgtagagggagtttcactcgatGTCTAACTCCCGTTATGTGCGATGAGACAGTAGGCAGCTTCATTTCttctctgactccgggagtgagcTTTGGGACGGGGAAGAGCgggcttctctctgtgtctgaccccgggagtgagtgacagGACAATTTAGAAGGAGCGGCACTCCATGCCTGATCAGGGAATTGTGAGGTGGATCGTTGTGTAGGGAGCCTCTCtcggtgtctgactccgggagggtAGATAGGATTGTATGGAGTTACCCTCTGAGTACCCCTTTGAGTCAGAAAGACACATGGTTTTGGCGTCTCCAAGCAGGGATCAGGAGCCAGGTAAATGTCACACACACGGGTGGACGAGTGCACATTAAAAAACAGCGATTCGCGGTAAGACCAGTGAGGGAAGTCTcaacggtcaggtctctggcgctGAGCATGGTTCTCTGAGTCAGAATGGAAGCAGGGTGGGGAGGATGAGGCGATCCGTAATGAAGGGGGCTTCGGATATTTGTTTCTTTGGGATTCTTTCCAAAGAAGGTgaaacctgtacagaagagatgggtTCAATCCAATAGAAGTTGCATCGCAATTGAAAAATGCAAGAacgcccatgaatacagccaaacgagtcTGCCTTACAGAAGGACAAAGGTGCCAAACACAAAAGCAAAGGTCACGCACGGCACAAAACACAGTTAACATGTAGAAGATCGAAAGACAGCAAGTGGATGtagaatatcagtaaaatacattcATGCGATAGGTATGTATTTCATATATTATTTCATATGTATCTCAGGCTGAGGGGAGAGTTGATGCAGGTCTCTATCAtgaggagagacagagaaagaccaGGCAACTGGGGCATTGCTCCCCCAGAGAGAAATCTCTAATATCACGGAGTGGAAGGGGAGAGGGTGTATCTATTCAGAAGAGATGCAGAGCAAGGTTTTGTTTACACAGGGAGCGTCAGTGACTGGAATGTGCCTCCAGGTgtgatggtggaggcaaataGATAAATTCGTTTAATTGGCTCATTGACAAACACGTGGATGTGCAGGTTTTGGAGGGAGAATAGCATTGTGTAGGCAAGAAGAATTTAGGCATGAAGTATAACTGGTACAGCACATATtccgggccgaatggtctgttctGTTCTGTGATTTACGCTCACTGCTCTGCATGAGCAAAAGTGAGTGAATTGAACTCAAAGGGTGAGAggagcagtgggggggggggtagatcaAGGAATATTACGATGGATTGACAAAGACAAGGAACGATTTTTCCACAGACGACATGGGCAGTGAGCGGCCCACAAGGAGAGACCGATCAGTCCCAAGCATATGGCTAATCTGCGTCTTAACAGCGACCCTCATTATCACGggtatctgctggaggattcatGGTGAGTTTCAATTCGGTCGCAACGACCAAACCGCAGAGAATAAAAATGGCCACTGTAACAGCGACACATTCCCAACATTTCCCGGAAGCACCCTTCACAGTGATGtcaacacacacctcactgtggcACTGGCGGGTCTCTCTGAATGACTACGACTCAGGCCTCACCGTGTCACCGACACAACCCCCAACAACACATCCCTCAACATTTTACCGATATATCCCTCAACCTGATGCCAACAACACAACCTAACGGAAGTACGATTCAACGTAACGCTGATACGCCTCCCGACGTGGTGCTGAAGCGTCCCTCACTGTGACGCAGACACGTTCATCACTTTGAAACCGACTCATCTCTTCTCAGGACAGCAAAAGCCACTCTACCGAAACACCGATTTAACCCTCATCGTCACAAAGAcacaacactcaccgtgacatcgACATTTTTCCTAATGTCACACCGATTCACCAAACACTATGACACAGTCGCGTCTCTCACTGCAACACCGTGAAACCCGGCACTGTGACCCCGACATATGTCTCAGCGTGACTTAGAGATACACCGCGATGTGACCCGTTACACCTCTCACATGGACCCTGAAACACCAATCACAATGTAGtgtgacgctgactcacgtgtcactgcaAACGCAatacatccttcaccatctctctcagtatcacagattcgtcagtcagAGATCACCTCCGACCGAAACTGCAAGGAGTTAAACTCAACCCTTCAATCCAAGATAACGGAGAATTCCCACCTGGATCTCTCCCAGAGAACCTGTCTCAAGAATCTCTCTGCGCTCAACTCAAATCTGTCCGAACTTAAACGAATGaacagcgatctccgtcaccagttcactgagatggaaacgaagtacagatctgtcaacgaaaccaaggctcaaatctgtgaattgttgaccagcagaagaggtgaggcatcatccctctctttcacccgctcctcatcacagggcaggcatggagagaggaagcggcACTCTGTGCTTGTCATCaggagtgtgtgaagagatggtatggagggagattcactctgtgtttgacccagtgagtgtgtgatgaggCTGCGTGGTGGTAGTTTCACACTATCACCGGATCCagtagagtgtgatgggacgtgtggaggtGAAACATTTTTCCTAATGTCACACCAATTCACCAAACTCTATGACACCGACGAGTCTCTTCCTGCAACACCGTCAATCCTTGCACTGTGACCCCGATATATCTCTCAGCGGGGCATAGAGATACACCGCAATGTGACCCGGTACACCTCTCACATGGACCCAGAAACACATATCACAATGACATTTACACGTCTTTCACTGAAGCACCGATTCGCTGTGACGGGAAACAACTATCACTGCGATAGTGACGCAACCCCCATCGTGAGACCAACAAAAACCTCGCTCGTAACCTAATATATTCTCTCAGACACGTAGCTCACGGTGGTCCAACGGCCCTCGCAGTGCCACCGCACCCTTCATCGTGACCCTGACGCACCACTCTCCGTGACCCGCTCAGTAGCTTGACGCTGACGCTGACGCACTATAAACGCCAAACACCcttcaccatctcagatcacctcTGACCGAAGCTACAAACTCCTTTGGGAAGAAAATCAGGAGATGAACCGGACCCAACGCCATTGTCGACTATCAGTCCACGAGTTAAAATCAAATCTAAATTAACTTTGAGGCAATTGCAAACACCTCACCCTGACATAGGCAAGACCCTTACCGTGATACCGACTCATAAATTCCCAATGACACTGATTTAGTCCTCTCAATCACAATGACACACACCTCAACGTGACAATCGGACACACACCGTGGACATGACATGCCTCTCACGGTGACACAGACACTCTCATCACAATGAGACCAGCGCCCACACATTACACCGATACTCCACACACCGTGACACTGCCAGACACCTCACTCCAGCATTTCCCTCACTCTGACATCTTCCTCGCCTTGTCATCGACATACACTTCATTGTGACCCGGTACCCCTCTCGCATGGGCACAGAAACTCCTATCACAGTGACACAGACACGTTCCTCACAGCAACTCGGACAGGGAATCGATTATCACTACGATACTGACACAGACCCACTGTAACAACAAGACAACCTTCACCAGGACATTGATAACCCCTCGGGTGGCGCCGACGCCTCTCACTGTtccaccagcacatccttcactgtgacaccgttcaccgtgacactgacaccacactctctgtgacccgctCCTCAGTGTGACGCTGAGTCACGTGTGACTATAAActctaaacatccttcaccatctctctcagtaccACAGATTCGTCAGTCAGAGATCACCACCGACCAAAACTGCAATGAGTTAAACTCAACCCTTCAATCCAAGATATCGGAAATTTCCCACTTGCATTTCACCCAGAGAATGTGTCTCAACAATCTCTCTGCGCTCAACTTTAATCTCTCCGATCTTAAACGAAGGCACAGCGATCTCggtcaccagttcactgagatggaaacgaagtacagatctgtcaacgaaaccaaggctcaaatctgtgaattgttgaccagcagaaaaGGTGAGGCAcgatccccctctttcacccgctcctcatcacagggcaggcatggagagaggaagcgtcactctgtacTTGGCATTGGCAGTGTGTGAAATGATGGTATGGAAGgttattcactctgtgtttgacccagtgAGTACGTGATGGGGCTGTGTGTAGTAagtttcactctatcactgaatccacgagagtgtgatgggacgttgtggaggtggattcattctgtgtctgaccacgggattgtgagaCGTAACATTACAGATTCACTCTATGACTTACTccgggaatgtctgatgggacagtgtggatccatcttcactctgtgtctgacagcgggattgtgtgatgggacactgcccagagagattcaccccatgtctgacccctgaagtgtgtTATGGCAACGTGGAGAGAGAGCTTCAAACTGAAGCTGGGAGAGCGTGACAAAACAGTGCAGAgggggcttcactctgtgtctgaatccgggagtgagTAATTGGACGGTGTAAAGGGAACTTCACTGTGTGTGTTAcccagggagtgagtgaggggcgatgtggagggagactcactctgtacCTGATCCCAGGTGTGTGCGATGAGACTGCACTGTTTGAAAAGAGTGACAGGGAGAATCTGACCCCGGaaatgtgtgacgggacggtgtgcaggAATTTTAACTACAGGTTTGAACGCTGGAGGGTGTGATGAAGCCACGGAGGGAGAGatccactccgtgtctgacccaggcagtgcgtGACGAGGTTTATTAAAGGGAGAAAAACTGTGTGTCTCACtgccggagtgtgtgatgggtcagtggggaCGGGAGCTTCACCACACTTCTGACACCTGAAGCGTATAAAAtgggtgtgcagggagcttctcCCCACGTCAGAAGCctgaagtgtgtgatgggtccgtggagagagagattcagtcTGCGTCTGACGGTGTTAATGTGTGATCAGAAGGTGTCTTAAATCGGTGTCTCACCCCGTGTGTATATGAtgggactctgtgtttgacacagtTACCTGTGATGAGAAGCTATTGCGGGATGGGAGGGTGGGTGAGTGCCTTTGGTGGGGGCGGGGGGCGTTATGtgtttgtctgacaccgggaacggTGACGCGTGCCTGGTTGGTGTTCCGCTCTGTGTCAGATAACTCCGTGacaggacggtgcggagggactGCCTGTCGTTTTCTGACCCCTTGTGTTGTGTGATGTCACCGGCTAGAAGGAGTATCATACTGTgcctgacaacgggagtgtgctTGCGGGATGAAGCAGAGAGTGATTCATTTTCGATCTTATCACGGACGGGAGTATTGGGGTATTCTGGAGGgagttccattctgtgtttgtccgctcccgcagtgtgtgatgggacggtctggagagagtttcactctgtatctgaccccaggtGTCTGTGATGGGAAGGACTGAAAGCAGCGACACCTGCTGTCTGAATCCTGGATGGGAAGTTGTGGAGGGAGGTTGAACTTTTGCAATGGCTGTTAGGGAGGAAGATAcagttcttttatttattttttgttactGTTTTGCAGAGCAGACATGTCCTCCGAACTGGATCGAAAACGAGAatcggtgttatttcatatcttcCTTGGAGAAGCCTTATAATGGAGCGAGGGAACACTGTTCGAACCTTGATGCAAGGCTCCTCGAAATAAATTCACCCGAGGAAGAGGTAACTGTCTCCCGAATAGATCGAATTATTCCACACCGCCCCATAGCAGGCTccaggggttagacacagagtgaatctccctccacaccgtcccatctcacactcccgcggtcagacacagagtgaatctcactccacaccgtcccatctcacactcccgcggtcagacacagagtgaatctccctccacaccgtcccatctcacactcccgcggtcagacacagagtgaatctcactccacaccgtcccatctcacactcccgcggtcagacacagagtgaatctcactccacatcgtcccatcacacactcccgggttcagactcagagtgaatctccctccacaccgtcccatcacagactcccgggttcagacacagagtgaatctctcgacacagcgtcccatcacgcactcccagggttagaaacagagtgaatctcccccacaccgtcacatcaaacactcagggggtcagagacagagtgaatctccctccacaccgtcccatctcacactcccggggtcagacacagagtgaatctcactccacaccgtcccatcacagactcccgggttcagactcagagtgcATCTCCCcacacagcgtcccatcacacactcccggggttagaaacagagtgaatctccctccacaccattacATCAGACACTCagggggtcatacacagagaacatctccctccacagcgtcccagcATACACACCCGAGGtgatacacagagtgaagctccctacacaccgtccaatCCCACGCttctggggttagacacagagttaatctccctctacagcgtcccatctcacactgccggggtcagacaaagagtgaatttccctctacagcgtcccatcacacactcccggggtcagacatagagtgaatttccctccacaccgtcacatctcAGAATTCATCTGTGTCCCATCTCT
The sequence above is drawn from the Hypanus sabinus isolate sHypSab1 unplaced genomic scaffold, sHypSab1.hap1 scaffold_1921, whole genome shotgun sequence genome and encodes:
- the LOC132387504 gene encoding C-type lectin domain family 9 member A-like translates to MCLNNLSALNFNLSDLKRRHSDLGHQFTEMETKYRSVNETKAQICELLTSRKEQTCPPNWIENENRCYFISSLEKPYNGAREHCSNLDARLLEINSPEEEDFVSISIVTRFRTYWIGKCRDGTVSPDLLYKMFFKWHTCRECNLHSQSYSCNSTYIFICEKSARLYQDIPEEIKGLCQQTVGPI